A genomic region of Pseudovibrio sp. Tun.PSC04-5.I4 contains the following coding sequences:
- a CDS encoding recombinase family protein — translation MGYARCSTDKQDLEIQKSSLVDLGVDASRIYSDHGLTGTNRTRPGLDQALAAVREGDTLVVAKLDRLARSVPDARWIAEQLTERGVKLQLGASVYDPADPMGKMFFNILATFAEFEADLIRLRTREGMKRARALGKLRGKKPKLSELQHKELRRMYDTGEYSISDLAEMFTVSRPTIYRTLARTSKTQQV, via the coding sequence ATTGGCTATGCCCGCTGCTCGACCGACAAGCAGGACCTTGAAATCCAGAAATCATCGCTTGTGGATCTTGGTGTCGATGCCAGCCGAATTTATAGCGATCACGGATTAACCGGCACCAATCGGACCCGACCGGGGCTCGACCAAGCGTTGGCCGCTGTGCGCGAGGGGGACACTTTGGTTGTTGCTAAACTGGATCGGCTTGCCAGATCTGTACCGGACGCCAGATGGATTGCCGAACAGCTCACAGAGCGCGGCGTGAAGCTGCAGCTGGGCGCCAGCGTTTATGATCCGGCTGATCCGATGGGGAAGATGTTCTTCAACATTCTTGCCACTTTTGCCGAGTTTGAAGCCGACCTTATTAGACTACGAACCCGCGAAGGCATGAAGCGGGCAAGAGCGCTAGGTAAACTGCGCGGCAAGAAACCCAAACTCTCCGAGCTGCAACATAAAGAGCTTCGCCGGATGTACGATACTGGCGAGTACTCCATTTCCGATCTAGCGGAAATGTTTACCGTCTCTCGGCCAACAATTTACAGAACCTTAGCAAGAACCTCAAAGACCCAGCAGGTCTGA